A window of Streptomyces broussonetiae genomic DNA:
GGAGGCCCTGATCCACCACTTCAAACTCGTCACCGAGGGCTTCCGTGTCCCCCCGGGACAGACGTACGCGGCCGTCGAGTCCCCCAAGGGCGAACTCGGCGTGCACGCCGTCTCCGACGGCGGCACCCGCCCCTACCGGGTCCACTTCCGCGACCCGTCCTTCACCAACCTGCAGGCCATGGCGGCGATGTGCGAAGGCGGCCAGGTCGCCGACGTGATCGTCGCCGTCGCGTCCATCGACCCCGTGATGGGAGGCGTCGACCGGTGACCACCTCTTCTTCGGAGCGGGGCGTCAGCCTGGGCATGCCCGAGCTGCCCGCGCCCGCCTACCCGGACGACGTCCGGGCCCGGCTGGAGGCGGACGCGCGCGACATCATCGCGCGCTACCCGGACTCCCGCTCCGCCCTGCTTCCGCTGCTCCACCTCGTGCAGGCGCACGAGGGCCATGTCACGCGCACCGGAATGCAGTTCTGCGCGAACATGCTGGACCTGACCACGGCCGAGGTCACCGCCGTCGCCACCTTCTACACCATGTACCGGCGCCGGCCCTCCGGCGACTACCAGGTCGGCGTGTGCACCAACACGCTGTGCGCGGTGATGGGCGGCGACGAGATCTTCGAGACCCTCCAGGAACACCTGGGCGTCGGCAACGGTGAGACCACCGATGACGGCAAGGTCACCCTGGAGCACATCGAGTGCAACGCGGCCTGCGACTTCGCGCCGGTCGTGATGGTCAACTGGGAGTTCTTCGACAACCAGACGCCCGGCACCGCCAAGCGCCTGGTCGACGATCTGCGCGCGGGACGGCCCGTGCAGCCCACGCGCGGGGCACGGCTGTGCACCTTCAAGGAGACCGCGCGGATCCTGGCCGGCTTCCCCGACGAGCGGCCCGGGGCCGTCGAGGAGGGCGGCAGTGCGGGACCCGCGTCGCTGGTGGGCCTTCGCCTGGCAAGGGGAGAGGCCGCACCCGCGCGCGTGGTCCATCCGCGTGCACAGGAACCCGAGGATGCGCCGTCCGCCGGCCAGGCCACAGAGGAGGGGGAGTGATGACCGTGGCAGCCGAACTCAAGGACACCAGCCCCGAGAAGCTGCTCGCACCCGTGCTGTCGGCCTTCTGGGACGAGGACCGGTCCTGGACTCTGGACGTCTACCGGAGGCACGAGGGGTACGAGGGGCTGCGCAAGGCCCTCGCCATGTCACCGGACGACCTGATCGCGTACGTCAAGGACTCCGGGCTGCGAGGCCGCGGCGGCGCGGGATTCCCGACCGGAATGAAGTGGCAGTTCATTCCCCAGGGTGATGGAAAACCGCACTATCTAGTTGTCAACGCCGACGAGTCGGAGCCAGGGACCTGCAAGGACATCCCGCTCCTCTTCGCGAACCCGCACAGCCTCATCGAGGGCATTGTGATCGCGTGCTATGCCATCAGGTCGTCGCATGCCTTCATCTATCTGCGTGGTGAAGTCGTCCCGGTTCTGCGGCGGTTGCACGAGGCCGTGCGCGAGGCCTACGCGGCGGGCTACCTCGGCGAGAACATCCTGGGCAGCGGACTCGATCTCGACGTCACCGTGCACGCGGGCGCCGGCGCGTACATCTGCGGTGAGGAGACCGCACTGCTCGACTCGCTCGAAGGCCGCCGTGGTCAACCGCGGCTGCGTCCTCCTTTCCCTGCCGTCGAAGGGCTCTATGCCTGCCCGACTGTTGTGAACAACGTCGAGTCGATCGCGTCGGTTCCCGCCATCCTGAAAAACGGGAAAGACTGGTTCAGGTCGATGGGCAGCGAGAAGTCCCCCGGCTTCACGCTCTACTCGCTCAGCGGCCACGTCGCGAGCCCCGGCCAGTACGAGGGCCCGCTCGGCATCACGCTGCGCCAGCTCCTCGACATGAGCGGCGGGATGCGCCCCGGCCACCGCCTCAAGTTCTGGACACCGGGCGGCTCCTCGACGCCGATGTTCACCGACGAGCACCTCGACGTCCCCCTTGACTACGAGGGAGTCGGCGCCGCGGGTTCCATGCTCGGGACGAAGGCCCTGCAGTGCTTCGACGAGACGACCTGCGTGGTGCGGGCGGTGACCCGCTGGACCGAGTTCTACGCCCACGAGTCCTGCGGCAAGTGCACACCGTGCCGCGAAGGGACCTACTGGCTGGTGCAGTTGCTGCGGGACATCGAGGCAGGCAAGGGCACCATGTCCGACCTCGACAAGATCGCCGACATCGCCGACAACATCAACGGCAAGTCGTTCTGCGCCCTCGGCGACGGCGCCGCGGCCCCGATCGCCTCCTCGCTGAAGTACTTCCGCAAGGAGTACGAGCAGCACATCACGGGCCGGGGCTGCCCCTTCGACCCGGCCAAGTCGACGGCCTGGGCGGACCGCCCGGAGGTGAACGCATGACCGTGACCACCAACGCCCCCGGCGCCGGGGGAGAGGCGGCGGTCCCACCGCAGGACCTCGTCACGCTGACGGTCGACGGCGTGGAGATCAGCGTGCCCAAGGGCACCCTGGTCATCCGCGCCGCCGAACAACTCGGCATCGAGATCCCGCGGTTCTGCGACCACCCCCTCCTCGATCCCGCCGGCGCCTGCCGCCAGTGCATCGTCGAGGTCGAGGGCCAGCGCAAGCCGATGGCATCCTGCACCATCACCTGCACCGACGGCATGGTGGTGAAGACCCAGCTCACCTCGCCGGTCGCCGAGAAGGCCCAGCACGGCGTGATGGAACTGCTCCTCATCAACCACCCGCTGGACTGCCCCGTCTGCGACAAGGGCGGCGAGTGCCCGCTGCAGAACCAGGCCATGTCGCACGGCAACGCCGAGTCCCGCTTCGACGGAAAGAAGCGGACCTACGAAAAGCCCGTACCGATCTCCACCCAGGTCCTGCTCGACCGCGAGCGGTGCGTACTGTGCGCCCGCTGCACCCGGTTCTCCAACCAGATCGCGGGCGACCCGATGATCGAACTGCTGGAGCGGGGCGCCCTGCAGCAGGTCGGCACCGGCGAGGGCGACCCGTTCGAGTCGTACTTCTCCGGCAACACCATCCAGATCTGCCCGGTCGGCGCCCTGACCTCGGCGGCCTACCGGTTCCGCTCCCGCCCCTTCGACCTCATCTCCTCGCCGTCCGTGTGCGAGCACTGCTCCGGCGGCTGCGCCACCCGCACCGACCACCGGCGCGGCAAGGTCATGCGACGGCTCGCCGAGAACGACCCCGAGGTCAACGAGGAGTGGATCTGCGACAAGGGACGCTTCGCGTTCCGGTACGCGCAGCTGAAGGACCGGCTCGAGACCCCGCTGGTGCGGGACGCCGACGGCGTCCTCGCGCCCGCCTCCTGGCCGGAGGCGCTGGACGCGGCCGCACGCGGGCTGAACACCGCCCGCTCGCGGGCCGGCGTCCTCATCGGCGGCCGGCTGACCGTCGAGGACGCCTACGCCTACAGCAAGTTCGCGCGCGTGGCACTGGACACCAACGACATCGACTTCCGCGCGCGCGTGCACAGCGGCGAGGAATCCGACTTCCTGGCGTCCCGGGTGGCAGGCCGCGGCCGAGACCTCGACGGTACGGGCGCCACGTACACCTCTTTGGAGAAGGCGCCCGCCGTCCTGCTGGTCGGCTTCGAGTCGGAGGAGGAGGCGCCCGGCGTCTTCCTGCGGTTGCGCAAGGCCTGGCGGGGGCGCAAGCAGAAGGTGTTCGCGCTGGGTACGCACGCGACCCGGGGCCTCGAGAAGGCGGGCGGCATCCTGCTGCCGGCCGCGCCCGGTACCGAGACCGAGTGGCTGGACGCCCTCGGCAGCGGTGTCGGTCTGGAGGAACCCGGCACGCGCGCGGCGGAGGCGTTGCGCGGCGAAGGGGCGGTCATCGTCGTCGGCGAGCGGCTCGCCTCGGTGGCGGGCGGCCTCACCGCCGCCGTACGTGCCGCCGCCGCGACCGGCGCCGAGCTGGTGTGGATCCCGCGCCGGGCCGGTGAGCGAGGTGCCGTCGAGGTGGGCGCGCTGCCGTCGCTGCTGCCGGGCGGACGTCCCGCGACCGACCCGCGCGCGCGTGAGGAGGTCGCCGCGGCCTGGGGGCTCTCCGAACTCCCACTGCGCTACGGCCGCGACACCCATCACATCCTCGAGGCCGCCGCCACCGGTGAGCTGTCGGCCCTCGTCGTCGCCGGCGTGGAGGTCGCCGACCTGCCCGACCCGGCACGCGCGCGTGAGGCACTGGACAGCGTCGGGTTCCTTGTCTCGCTGGAGCTTCGGCCCAGCGAGGTCACCGAACACGCCGACGTCGTTCTGCCGGTCGCCGCGGTCGCCGAGAAGGCGGGCACCTTCCTCAACTGGGAAGGCAGGGTGCGCTACTTCGACGCCGCGCTCAAGCCCGAGCAGATGACCCGCCGCCTCGCGCCGACCGACGCGCGCGTGCTGCAGATGCTCGCCGACGCCATGGACGTCCACCTGGGCCTGCCCGATCTGCGCACCACGCGCGCGGAGATCGACCGGTTCGGCTCCTGGGACGGCCCGCGCGCCACCGAGCCCCACGAGTCCGCGGGCGTATTGCCGCGTCCGGCCGTCGGCGAGGCCGTACTCGCCGGGCACCGGCTGCTGCTCGACCAGGGCGTCCTCCAGCAGGGTGACGAGGCACTCGCCGGCACCCGGCACGCCGCACGCGCGCGTGTGTCCGCGGCGACGGCAGCCGAAGCGGGCGTCAAGGACGGCGACGTCCTCGCCGTCACCGGCCCGGTCGGCACGGTCGCGCTCCCGCTCCAGGTCACCGAGATGCCCGACCGGGTGGTCTGGCTCCCGCTGAACTCCGTCGGCACCGGCGTCGCCTCCGACACCGGGGCACAGCCCGGAACCCTCGTCCGCATCGGCCCGGCGGCAGTCGCCGAAGACGCCCCCAAGGAGGTGGAGGCATGAGCCCGTACCTCGCCGCTGAAAACCTCTCGATGTTCGGCCGCGACCCCTGGTGGCTGGTCGTCGTCAAGGCCGTCTTCTGCTTCGCCTTCCTGATGGTGACCGTGCTGTTCTCCATCGTCTGGGAGCGCAAGGTCGTCGCCTGGATGCAGCTGCGCATCGGCCCCAACCGGCACGGCCCCTGGGGCATGCTCCAGTCGCTCGCCGACGGTGTGAAGCTGATGCTCAAGGAAGACGTCATCGTCAAGCGCGCCGACAAGGCGGTCTACATCCTGGCGCCGATCGTCGCGGCCATCCCGGCCTTCATGGCAATCGCGGTGATCCCCTTCGGCCCGGCCGGCAACGAGATCTCGATCTTCGGTCACCGCACCACGATGCAGCTCACCGACCTGCCGATCGCGATGCTCTACATCCTCGCGGTCGCCTCCGTCGGCATCTACGGCATCGTCCTTGCGGGTTGGAGTTCTGGATCCACCTACCCGCTCCTCGGCGGCCTGCGCTCCTGCGCGCAGATGATCTCCTACGAGATCGCCATGGGTGCCGCGTTCGCCTCGGTGTTCCTGTACTCGGGGTCGATGTCGACGTCCACCATCGTGGAACAGCAGCACGACCGCTGGTACATCCTGCTGCTGCCGGTCTCCTTCATCATCTACATCGTCACGATGGTCGGCGAGACCAACCGCGCCCCCTTCGACATGCCGGAGTCCGAGGGCGACCTGGTCGGCGGCTTCAACACCGAGTACTCGTCCATCAAGTTCGCGATGTTCATGCTCGCCGAGTACGTGAACATGGTGACGGTCTCGGCCGTCTCCACCACCCTCTTCCTCGGCGGCTGGCGTGCCCCCTGGCCGATCAGCGCCTTCTGGGAGGGTGCCAACCACGGCTGGTGGCCGCTGCTCTGGTTCGTGATCAAGGTCCAGCTGCTGCTGTTCTTCTTCATCTGGCTGCGCGGCACGCTCCCACGGGTCCGCTACGACCAGCTGATGAAGCTCGGCTGGAAGGTCCTCATCCCGGTCTCCGTGACCTGGCTGATGCTGGTGGCGACCGTACGGGCCCTGCGCAACGAGCACTACGACTTCGCCGACATCGCCCTCTACGTCGGCGGTGGCATCCTCGCCCTGCTGTTGCTCTCCTTCGTCGCCGACATGTTCCGCGAGAAGGGGAAGACGGCCGAGGAGCCCGCCGTGCAGGAGGCCGGATTCGACCCGATGGCGGGCGGATTCCCCGTGCCGCCGCTGCCCGGACAGGAACTGCCGCCGGTGCCGAGGCGTCGCCCCCGCCGCGAGCACGAGCTGATTGTCAGTGGCGGGTCGGACACTGTCAGTGACGGATTGTCGGAGGGAAAGGAGACGTCCGATGGCTGAGGAGCCCAAGGAGACCAAGCCCGGTTTCCTGAACCCCGTCGCCGGCTTCGGCGTGACCTTCAAGGCCATGTTCAAGAAGCGGCTGACCGAGCAGTACCCCGAGCAGAAGAAGACCACGGCCCCGCGGTTCCACGGACGGCACCAGCTCAACCGCCATCCGGACGGCCTGGAGAAGTGCGTCGGCTGCGAGCTGTGCGCCTGGGCCTGCCCCGCCGACGCGATCTACGTGGAGGGCGCCGACAACACCGACGAGGAGCGCTACTCGCCGGGCGAGCGGTACGGCCGCGTCTACCAGATCAACTACGCCCGCTGCATCCTGTGCGGCCTGTGCATCGAAGCGTGCCCCACGCGCGCGTTGACGATGACCAACGAGTTCGAGCTGGCCGACTCCAGCCGCGCGAACCTCATCTACACCAAGGAGCAGCTGCTCGCCGGGCTCGAGGAGGGCATGGTCGACACGCCCCACGCGATCTTCCCGGGGACGGACGAGCAGGACTACTACCGCGGCCTGGTGACCCAGGCCGCGCCCGGCACCGTACGGCAGGTCGCCGTCTCCAAGGGCGAGAAGCCCGAGGACCGCGACCAGGACCAGGGTCGGGAGGTGGACGCATGAGCCCGCAGCTCGCCGCCTACACCACCTCCACCGGTGAGGCCGTCCAGTTCTGGGTGCTCGCCACGGTCGCGGTGGTCGGCGCCCTGGGCACCGTCTTCATGAGGAAGTCCGTGCACAGCGCGCTCTCCCTCGCCGGAACCATGATCGTCCTGGCGGTGTTCTACCTCGCCAACGGCGCGTACTTCCTGGGCATCGTGCAGATCGTCGTCTACACGGGCGCGATCATGATGCTGTTCCTGTTCGTGGTGATGCTCGTCGGCGTGACGGCCGCGGACTCGCTGAAGGAGACCATCAAGGGCCAGCGCTGGCTGGCCCTTCTGTGCGGGGTCGGCTTCGGCGTCCTGCTCTTCGCCGGCATTGGCAACGCCTCCCTGAAGGAGTTCAACGGCACCGGCCAGGCGAACGCGAACGGCAACGTGGAGGGCCTTGCCTCCCTCATCTTCACCAAGTATGTCTTCGCCTTCGAAATCACCGGCGCTCTGCTGATCACGGCCGCGGTCGGCGCCATGGTGCTCACGCACCGCGAGCGCACCGAGCGCGCCAAGACCCAGCGCGAACTGTCCGAACAGCGCATCCGCGAGGGCAAGCACGTCCCGCCGCTGCCCGCCCCCGGTGTCTACGCCCGGCACAATGCCGTGGACATCGCCGGTCTGCTGCCCGACGGCACGCCGTCCGAGCTGACCGTCAACAAGACGCTGCGCGAGCGCGGCCAGATCCGTGACGTCTCGGCGGAGGCACTCAGCGACCTGCGGGCGCTGGAGCAGCGCGCGGAGGAGCGCCTGGAGCGCACGGAGATCGAACCGGCGACGTTCAAGCGGTCCGAGGAGGCGTCGAAGTGAACCCGGTCAACTACCTCTACCTCGCCGCTCTGTTGTTCACGATCGGCGCGACCGGTGTCCTGATCCGGCGCAACGCCATCGTGGTCTTCATGTGCATCGAGCTGATGCTGAACGCCTGCAACCTCGCGTTCGTCACCTTCTCCCGGATGCACGGCAACCTCGACGGCCAGATCATCGCGTTCTTCACGATGGTCGTCGCCGCCGCGGAGGTCGTGGTGGGCCTCGCGATCATCGTGTCGCTGTTCCGTACCCGCCACTCGGCCTCGGTCGACGACGCCAGCCTGATGAAGCTGTAAGGGGTCGGAAGAATCGTGGAGAACCTGATCGCGCTGCTCATCGCGGCGCCCCTGCTCGGAGCGGCCGTCCTGCTGGTCGGCGGCCGGCGCCTGGACCGCGTCGGCCATTGGGTCGGCACGCTCCTGTCGGCCGCCTCCTTCGTGTTCGGCCTGATCCTCTTCGCCGACCTGCTCGGCAAGAACGCCGAACACCGCACCCTGATCAAGCACTTGTTCAGCTGGGTTCCGGTGGCCGGCTTCCAGGCGGACGCCACCCTCCGCCTCGACCAGTTGTCGATGACGTTCGTCCTGCTCATCACGGGCGTAGGCTCGCTGATCCACCTGTACTCGGTCGGGTACATGGAGCACGACGAGCGCCGCCGCCGCTTCTTCGGCTATCTGAACCTGTTCCTCGCGGCGATGCTGCTGCTCGTCCTCGCCGACAACTACCTGCTGCTGTACGTCGGCTGGGAGGGCGTCGGTCTCGCCTCGTACCTGTTGATCGGCTTCTGGCAGCACAAGCCCAGCGCCGCGACGGCCGCGAAGAAGGCCTTCCTGGTCAACCGCGTCGGCGACATGGGCCTGTCCATCGCGATCATGCTGATGTTCACGACGTTCGGGACCTTCGCCTTCGGCCCGGTCCTCGGTCACGCGACCCAGGCCTCCGAGGGCAAGCTCACCGCGATCGGCCTGATGCTGCTGCTCGCCGCCTGCGGCAAGTCCGCCCAGGTGCCGCTGCAGTCCTGGCTCGGTGACGCCATGGAGGGCCCGACCCCGGTCTCGGCCCTCATCCACGCGGCGACGATGGTGACCGCGGGCGTCTACCTGATCGTCCGCTCCGGAGCCATCTTCAACGCCGCTCCCGACGCCCAGCTGGCCGTCACCGTCGTCGGCGCGGTCACGCTCCTGTTCGGT
This region includes:
- the nuoI gene encoding NADH-quinone oxidoreductase subunit NuoI; translated protein: MAEEPKETKPGFLNPVAGFGVTFKAMFKKRLTEQYPEQKKTTAPRFHGRHQLNRHPDGLEKCVGCELCAWACPADAIYVEGADNTDEERYSPGERYGRVYQINYARCILCGLCIEACPTRALTMTNEFELADSSRANLIYTKEQLLAGLEEGMVDTPHAIFPGTDEQDYYRGLVTQAAPGTVRQVAVSKGEKPEDRDQDQGREVDA
- the nuoK gene encoding NADH-quinone oxidoreductase subunit NuoK translates to MNPVNYLYLAALLFTIGATGVLIRRNAIVVFMCIELMLNACNLAFVTFSRMHGNLDGQIIAFFTMVVAAAEVVVGLAIIVSLFRTRHSASVDDASLMKL
- a CDS encoding NADH-quinone oxidoreductase subunit J — translated: MSPQLAAYTTSTGEAVQFWVLATVAVVGALGTVFMRKSVHSALSLAGTMIVLAVFYLANGAYFLGIVQIVVYTGAIMMLFLFVVMLVGVTAADSLKETIKGQRWLALLCGVGFGVLLFAGIGNASLKEFNGTGQANANGNVEGLASLIFTKYVFAFEITGALLITAAVGAMVLTHRERTERAKTQRELSEQRIREGKHVPPLPAPGVYARHNAVDIAGLLPDGTPSELTVNKTLRERGQIRDVSAEALSDLRALEQRAEERLERTEIEPATFKRSEEASK
- the nuoH gene encoding NADH-quinone oxidoreductase subunit NuoH, whose protein sequence is MSPYLAAENLSMFGRDPWWLVVVKAVFCFAFLMVTVLFSIVWERKVVAWMQLRIGPNRHGPWGMLQSLADGVKLMLKEDVIVKRADKAVYILAPIVAAIPAFMAIAVIPFGPAGNEISIFGHRTTMQLTDLPIAMLYILAVASVGIYGIVLAGWSSGSTYPLLGGLRSCAQMISYEIAMGAAFASVFLYSGSMSTSTIVEQQHDRWYILLLPVSFIIYIVTMVGETNRAPFDMPESEGDLVGGFNTEYSSIKFAMFMLAEYVNMVTVSAVSTTLFLGGWRAPWPISAFWEGANHGWWPLLWFVIKVQLLLFFFIWLRGTLPRVRYDQLMKLGWKVLIPVSVTWLMLVATVRALRNEHYDFADIALYVGGGILALLLLSFVADMFREKGKTAEEPAVQEAGFDPMAGGFPVPPLPGQELPPVPRRRPRREHELIVSGGSDTVSDGLSEGKETSDG
- the nuoE gene encoding NADH-quinone oxidoreductase subunit NuoE, which gives rise to MTTSSSERGVSLGMPELPAPAYPDDVRARLEADARDIIARYPDSRSALLPLLHLVQAHEGHVTRTGMQFCANMLDLTTAEVTAVATFYTMYRRRPSGDYQVGVCTNTLCAVMGGDEIFETLQEHLGVGNGETTDDGKVTLEHIECNAACDFAPVVMVNWEFFDNQTPGTAKRLVDDLRAGRPVQPTRGARLCTFKETARILAGFPDERPGAVEEGGSAGPASLVGLRLARGEAAPARVVHPRAQEPEDAPSAGQATEEGE
- a CDS encoding NADH-quinone oxidoreductase subunit G, which gives rise to MTVTTNAPGAGGEAAVPPQDLVTLTVDGVEISVPKGTLVIRAAEQLGIEIPRFCDHPLLDPAGACRQCIVEVEGQRKPMASCTITCTDGMVVKTQLTSPVAEKAQHGVMELLLINHPLDCPVCDKGGECPLQNQAMSHGNAESRFDGKKRTYEKPVPISTQVLLDRERCVLCARCTRFSNQIAGDPMIELLERGALQQVGTGEGDPFESYFSGNTIQICPVGALTSAAYRFRSRPFDLISSPSVCEHCSGGCATRTDHRRGKVMRRLAENDPEVNEEWICDKGRFAFRYAQLKDRLETPLVRDADGVLAPASWPEALDAAARGLNTARSRAGVLIGGRLTVEDAYAYSKFARVALDTNDIDFRARVHSGEESDFLASRVAGRGRDLDGTGATYTSLEKAPAVLLVGFESEEEAPGVFLRLRKAWRGRKQKVFALGTHATRGLEKAGGILLPAAPGTETEWLDALGSGVGLEEPGTRAAEALRGEGAVIVVGERLASVAGGLTAAVRAAAATGAELVWIPRRAGERGAVEVGALPSLLPGGRPATDPRAREEVAAAWGLSELPLRYGRDTHHILEAAATGELSALVVAGVEVADLPDPARAREALDSVGFLVSLELRPSEVTEHADVVLPVAAVAEKAGTFLNWEGRVRYFDAALKPEQMTRRLAPTDARVLQMLADAMDVHLGLPDLRTTRAEIDRFGSWDGPRATEPHESAGVLPRPAVGEAVLAGHRLLLDQGVLQQGDEALAGTRHAARARVSAATAAEAGVKDGDVLAVTGPVGTVALPLQVTEMPDRVVWLPLNSVGTGVASDTGAQPGTLVRIGPAAVAEDAPKEVEA
- the nuoF gene encoding NADH-quinone oxidoreductase subunit NuoF, which codes for MMTVAAELKDTSPEKLLAPVLSAFWDEDRSWTLDVYRRHEGYEGLRKALAMSPDDLIAYVKDSGLRGRGGAGFPTGMKWQFIPQGDGKPHYLVVNADESEPGTCKDIPLLFANPHSLIEGIVIACYAIRSSHAFIYLRGEVVPVLRRLHEAVREAYAAGYLGENILGSGLDLDVTVHAGAGAYICGEETALLDSLEGRRGQPRLRPPFPAVEGLYACPTVVNNVESIASVPAILKNGKDWFRSMGSEKSPGFTLYSLSGHVASPGQYEGPLGITLRQLLDMSGGMRPGHRLKFWTPGGSSTPMFTDEHLDVPLDYEGVGAAGSMLGTKALQCFDETTCVVRAVTRWTEFYAHESCGKCTPCREGTYWLVQLLRDIEAGKGTMSDLDKIADIADNINGKSFCALGDGAAAPIASSLKYFRKEYEQHITGRGCPFDPAKSTAWADRPEVNA